The Cellulophaga sp. RHA19 genome includes the window AAGTACTACATATAATTCAATTCATAAATCTCAAATCATTATTAATAGCAGAATAATTTACACGCTTCTTTTTGTTTCACAAATGATTTAAGTCATATTATAAACAAATTTGCATACCTACTTTTACTACAAAATAAATTAGTATGAGCATTTTTAGAAACAGACCACAAGACAACTACATTAACGAGGCTAACTGGCAAGAGCTTTACACTTTAACAGAACATTGGAAATCAGACCTATTATTTTATAAAGACGATTTAAGATTTTTACATCAACTAATTAAAAAATATTTAGTGTGGATTTCTAAAAAAGAGAATTTAGATTTAGTTAAAGAAATTGAAGTTAGTTTGTTAGAAGTAGACCATCAATGTACCTCATTGTTGGAGCGTACCACAAAGCATTTACATCATTTAACAGAGCTTATAGAAAATCCTTTTGCTTACGATTCTCATAAATTTAGAACAGAACACGGAGTTTTAGAGGACGATTTATCAAAATTTGTAAAAGACTTTAGAAAAAACAGAAAAGAAGTTTTTAGCATTACAGAATATATTATAGATGGTGAGCAATTGGTAAGGCATTACACAGATTTGGCAGACTAATTAGTAATTTAAAAGTAACAAGCTATGAAAAGTGTAGATGACATTTTAAAAGAAATTACAGATATAACTACAGAGATAGAGACCAATTACCCAGAGCTTTATCGTAATTTAGATGAAAACCCTATTACGCTTAAAGAAAATCATAGTTCGCATTTAAACAAAAAAGCGCTTCAAGATTATTTAGAGCGTTTAAAGCAACTATTAAAACATCATACCTAACAAATATGGTATAACCAATAAAGACAAAAATATGGGAGAAATAGCTAAGTCTAATAGGCAAATTACATTGTATTATAGTTCTGAGTCTATTAGGGCAAAACAAACCTTAGCTTATGCAAAAACAGAAGGTTTTATAGTGCAAGAAGTAGACATTTTAAAAGAAAAACTTACAGGCTTACAAATTATAGAGCTGGCAGATAGGTTACACATAACGGTTGCAGAATTGGTAAACCAGCAGCATCCTAAGTACAAGAAAAATTTTGAACCTCATAACTTTTCTACCAACGATTGGATAAAGATGATACAACACAACCCTACTATAATGAAGCAGCCCATTGCTTTAAGAGGAGATATTACCATTTTAATAGAGACACCTACAGACATTCTTAAAATTTAGTGCATTTTTAAATGAATTTGTATGACATAAGTCATTTTATATCTGGTATTTAGAGGTTACATTAGAGTGTAATTAAAAAACGCTCTACAATGAAAAAAATAGTTATTCCAACAGATTTTTCAGAAACAGCTATGAATGCCATAATGTATGCCATACATTTATTTAAGCATGACATTAGTCAAATAACAATAGTACACGCCTTTGCAGACGAAGTATATAAAAACACAACCACGTTAGATAGAGAAGATTTTGAGGAGTACAAAAATGCCTATCAAAAAAAAATAGAAACAGCTTTACAAAAAGAAGTTGCAGATATATTAGAAGCATCTCCCAACCCAAAACACAAATACACTTATGTCTCTTGCTTTGGTAGCTTGGTAGATGAGATAAACCAAATTGTAGAACAACAAAATGCAGACTTGGTTGTAATGGGCACAAAGGGCAAAACAAACAACCGCAATATAACTTTTGGTAGCAATACATTGCAAGTTATAAAATATGTAGAATGTCCGGTTTTAGCAGTACCGGTAACGTACCACAGAGAGTACCCTAAAAACATACTTTTTCCTACAGACTATATGCTGGCGTACAAACGCAGAGAGTTAAAGTTGCTAAGTACCTTGGCAAAAAACTACAGTGCTACGGTAAACTTCTTGTATGTGTCAGATTTTAAACCATCATCACACAGGCAGCTAGACAATAAAATGTTTTTAGACGCCACATTTAAAGACAATACCTGTACCAACTTAAAAACCTCTGGTACAGATATAACAGCAAGCATAAATAACACCATAGCAGCAGAAAAAATAGATATGTTAGTAATGGTAAACCGCAGACACTCATACCTAGAAAACATACTTTACAGTTCTACTATAGAAGAAATAGGGTTGCAAATTAAAATACCATTTTTGGTATTACAAAACCTTAGTCGTTAGTAGTTTATAACTAGTAATTATAAAAAATAGGTTTGTTTTTTTATAGGTATATGTGTTTAAGGTTTTAAAAAAGTAAGCACATATACCACAGTATTTTACAGTACCACACATTTAAAATTTTAACCATTTAAAAACCAGTTGTTATGAAAAAAAAGATACTATTACCTACAGATTTTTCGGCAAATTCTAATAACGCAATACACTATGCAATTAAGCTTTATAAAGAAGAGCAATGCGAGTTTTTTATACTACATTCTTGCTACGTACCAGGTTATGCCAAAAGCAACCTTTTAAGTTTAAACAATGTAGACCAAACTTTAGCGGCAGCAAAAGAAGCAGCAGCAGAAAAAATGGAAGAATTAAAAAAACAACCTTCGTTTAACGTTACAAACACCAACCATACTTTTAAGTATCTTATAAAAATTGGCGACCTCACAGACAACCTAAAAGAGACCATAAAAAGCAATAACATTGCATTGGTAGTAATGGGTACAAGAGGAGAAACAGACAGCAAACACCTAATTTTAGGGAGTAATGCCGTAGTAACTATGGAAAAAGTTAGAGCTTGCCCAGTACTAGCCATTCCTGGGCATATTGCATATAAAGCACCATCAGAAATTGTATTTCCTACCAGTTTTAAAACAACATATACTAAGGCAGAGTTGGCAACTTTGGTAGAAATAGCAAGCCTAACCAATGCACCAATACGCGTATTATATATACAGAAAAACTTAGATTTTAGTAATAAACAAATAGAAAACAAAGCACTATTAAATACAATACTAAAACCAACAACATTTACACACCATAAATTATACAGCCAAAACCTACACAATGGCGTACGGTCTTTTGTGCAGAGTAGAGATAGCGGTTTAATAGCCTT containing:
- a CDS encoding arsenate reductase family protein, whose amino-acid sequence is MGEIAKSNRQITLYYSSESIRAKQTLAYAKTEGFIVQEVDILKEKLTGLQIIELADRLHITVAELVNQQHPKYKKNFEPHNFSTNDWIKMIQHNPTIMKQPIALRGDITILIETPTDILKI
- a CDS encoding universal stress protein, whose product is MKKIVIPTDFSETAMNAIMYAIHLFKHDISQITIVHAFADEVYKNTTTLDREDFEEYKNAYQKKIETALQKEVADILEASPNPKHKYTYVSCFGSLVDEINQIVEQQNADLVVMGTKGKTNNRNITFGSNTLQVIKYVECPVLAVPVTYHREYPKNILFPTDYMLAYKRRELKLLSTLAKNYSATVNFLYVSDFKPSSHRQLDNKMFLDATFKDNTCTNLKTSGTDITASINNTIAAEKIDMLVMVNRRHSYLENILYSSTIEEIGLQIKIPFLVLQNLSR
- a CDS encoding universal stress protein, with the translated sequence MKKKILLPTDFSANSNNAIHYAIKLYKEEQCEFFILHSCYVPGYAKSNLLSLNNVDQTLAAAKEAAAEKMEELKKQPSFNVTNTNHTFKYLIKIGDLTDNLKETIKSNNIALVVMGTRGETDSKHLILGSNAVVTMEKVRACPVLAIPGHIAYKAPSEIVFPTSFKTTYTKAELATLVEIASLTNAPIRVLYIQKNLDFSNKQIENKALLNTILKPTTFTHHKLYSQNLHNGVRSFVQSRDSGLIAFVNKKHNFFGSIFSNPMVKDLGNNTNVPILALHNLIN